In Parasegetibacter sp. NRK P23, a single genomic region encodes these proteins:
- a CDS encoding NADP-dependent isocitrate dehydrogenase, with amino-acid sequence MAQKIKVANPVVELDGDEMTRIIWSFIKNKLILPYLELDIKYYDLGMEYRDQTNDQVTIDAANAIKQYGVGIKCATITPDEERVKEFGLKQMWKSPNGTIRNILDGTVFREPIVTSNVPRLVPNWTAPICIGRHAFGDQYRATDFVVKGKGKLTIKFEGENGEVIEHEVYQFKGDGVALAMYNTDESIRGFARACFNQALIKKWPLYLSTKNTILKKYDGRFKDIFQEVYENEFKAQFDAEKLTYEHRLIDDMVASALKWNGNFVWACKNYDGDVQSDTVAQGFGSLGLMTSTLVTPDGKTMEAEAAHGTVTRHYREHQKGKPTSTNPIASIFAWTRGLEFRGRLDNNQELIDFCQALEQVCIETVESGKMTKDLAVCIHGNKVNHGEHYLYTEEFLDALDQNLKAKLAK; translated from the coding sequence ATGGCACAAAAAATCAAAGTAGCAAATCCCGTTGTAGAACTGGATGGAGATGAAATGACGAGGATCATCTGGTCCTTTATCAAGAATAAGCTGATCCTTCCTTACCTGGAACTGGACATCAAATATTATGATCTTGGCATGGAATACCGCGATCAGACCAACGACCAGGTTACGATTGACGCGGCCAACGCCATCAAGCAATACGGTGTGGGCATCAAATGCGCCACCATTACGCCGGATGAAGAACGCGTAAAGGAGTTCGGATTGAAACAAATGTGGAAATCCCCCAACGGTACGATCCGTAATATCCTTGATGGAACGGTGTTCCGTGAGCCCATCGTTACTTCCAATGTTCCCCGCCTTGTTCCTAACTGGACCGCGCCCATCTGCATTGGCCGCCACGCATTCGGCGACCAGTACCGCGCCACCGATTTCGTGGTGAAGGGAAAAGGCAAACTCACCATCAAATTTGAAGGCGAGAATGGAGAAGTGATCGAGCACGAAGTATATCAGTTCAAAGGTGACGGTGTGGCCCTGGCCATGTACAATACCGACGAATCCATCCGTGGCTTCGCCCGCGCCTGCTTCAACCAGGCCCTCATCAAAAAATGGCCCCTCTACCTCAGCACCAAGAACACCATCCTGAAAAAATACGATGGCCGTTTCAAAGATATCTTCCAGGAAGTATATGAGAACGAGTTCAAAGCGCAGTTCGACGCGGAAAAACTCACTTACGAACACCGCCTGATCGACGACATGGTAGCCTCCGCCCTGAAATGGAACGGCAACTTCGTATGGGCCTGTAAGAACTACGATGGCGATGTACAAAGTGATACCGTGGCACAAGGCTTCGGCTCTCTGGGCCTCATGACCTCCACGCTGGTTACGCCCGACGGTAAAACCATGGAAGCAGAAGCCGCACACGGCACTGTTACCCGCCACTACCGCGAACACCAGAAAGGAAAACCCACTTCCACCAACCCCATCGCGTCTATTTTCGCATGGACCCGTGGACTGGAATTCCGTGGCCGCCTGGACAACAACCAGGAACTGATCGATTTCTGCCAGGCCCTGGAACAAGTGTGCATTGAAACCGTGGAAAGCGGTAAAATGACCAAGGACCTCGCCGTTTGTATCCATGGCAACAAGGTGAACCACGGTGAGCATTACCTGTACACCGAAGAGTTCCTCGATGCACTGGACCAGAACCTGAAAGCGAAACTGGCAAAATAA
- a CDS encoding Crp/Fnr family transcriptional regulator, with protein sequence MNPTEAIFQFIRRFIKISEEEMHEITPYLQVRYFNKRSIVVNKGEIDRYFNFVMEGLVRKYFVHNNKEINLYFAREGEIISSTRSFIQQQPSDVILETLEATSLISIRFEDLETIYARHPFFERIGRLVLADQLIMKDDWEMSLLKETVRERFVNFVKHHPDLLQRVPQKMLASFLNIEPETFSRLKHLLMKPPATE encoded by the coding sequence TTGAACCCTACTGAAGCGATATTCCAGTTCATCAGGAGGTTCATAAAGATCTCCGAAGAAGAAATGCACGAGATAACACCCTATCTTCAGGTGCGCTATTTCAACAAACGGTCTATTGTGGTGAATAAAGGCGAGATAGACCGTTATTTCAATTTTGTGATGGAAGGCCTGGTGAGGAAGTACTTCGTCCACAACAACAAAGAAATCAACCTGTACTTCGCGCGGGAAGGAGAAATCATCAGCAGTACCCGTTCTTTTATTCAGCAACAGCCTTCCGATGTGATCCTGGAAACCCTGGAGGCCACTTCGCTGATCTCCATCCGTTTTGAGGACCTGGAAACGATCTATGCGCGTCATCCTTTTTTTGAAAGAATCGGGCGACTGGTACTTGCCGACCAGCTCATCATGAAAGATGACTGGGAGATGAGTTTGCTGAAAGAAACCGTGCGGGAAAGGTTTGTGAACTTTGTAAAGCACCATCCCGATCTGTTGCAGCGTGTGCCACAGAAAATGCTTGCCTCCTTCCTGAACATTGAACCGGAAACGTTCAGCAGACTGAAACACCTGCTGATGAAGCCCCCGGCAACGGAGTAA
- a CDS encoding Nramp family divalent metal transporter, protein MMQRTKDDVSLSEVHASVDPSQRKTRWRKIFAFFGPAYLVSVGYMDPGNWATDIAGGSQYGYSLVWVLLMSNIMALVLQSLSARLGIVRGRDLAQANREMYPKGLNFIFYILAELAIAATDLAEVLGMAIGIQLLTGLPLIWGVSITVLDTFLLLFLQKAGIRKMEAFIIGLVAVIGLSFLGEIILAKPDLGEVAGGLIPTIPDTKALYIAIGIIGATVMPHNLYLHSALVQTRKIGKDPAGIKKALKLNFIDSAIALNLAFLVNAAILVLAATVFFKTGRTDVAEIRDAHQLLAPLLGSGVAPVLFAVALIAAGQSSTITGTLAGQIVMEGYLRLRINPVARRLLTRLLAIGPAVAVILISGENEVDNLLVFSQVLLSLQLGFAIIPLIHFVSDKKKMGSFAIKPFTQFFSWLITAVLVYLNLRMVIEMVWDYVQSNASLPMQALAITGTILFAVLLVIAVVYPLMYSRKKKENSIQIHDATHGAPLLAPVYDRIAIALDFSSNDEKLLSHAIGLGSGKNASYILIHVVESVSARIHGAVTDDYETREDELRLQQYTERFTNMGLEAKHELGFNMRAGEIVRLVHLHHASALVIGAHGHSGIKDILYGETVNAVRHELKVPVLVVNLP, encoded by the coding sequence ATGATGCAGAGAACCAAAGACGATGTATCGCTGAGCGAAGTACATGCCAGTGTTGACCCCTCCCAACGCAAAACCCGCTGGAGAAAGATATTCGCCTTCTTCGGCCCCGCCTATCTTGTAAGCGTGGGCTACATGGACCCCGGCAACTGGGCCACCGATATCGCCGGAGGCAGCCAATATGGCTATTCCCTGGTATGGGTACTGCTGATGAGTAATATCATGGCGCTGGTGCTGCAAAGTCTTTCCGCAAGGCTGGGCATCGTACGCGGCCGCGACCTGGCGCAGGCCAACAGGGAGATGTACCCGAAAGGACTGAACTTTATCTTCTATATCCTGGCGGAACTCGCCATCGCCGCAACCGATCTGGCCGAAGTGCTGGGGATGGCCATCGGTATCCAGTTACTTACCGGTCTCCCTTTGATCTGGGGCGTAAGCATCACTGTGCTCGACACTTTTCTGCTGCTCTTCCTGCAGAAAGCGGGCATCCGGAAAATGGAGGCTTTCATCATCGGACTCGTGGCCGTAATCGGGCTCTCCTTTCTTGGCGAGATCATACTCGCAAAGCCGGACCTGGGCGAAGTGGCCGGCGGACTTATCCCAACTATTCCGGATACGAAAGCCCTGTACATCGCCATCGGCATCATTGGTGCCACGGTAATGCCCCATAACCTCTACCTCCATTCGGCGCTGGTGCAAACCCGTAAGATCGGGAAAGATCCTGCCGGTATTAAAAAGGCCCTCAAACTGAATTTTATCGACAGCGCTATTGCGCTTAACCTGGCCTTCCTGGTGAACGCGGCGATACTGGTACTGGCCGCCACCGTGTTTTTTAAAACCGGGCGCACCGATGTGGCCGAGATTCGCGATGCCCACCAATTGCTGGCGCCTTTACTGGGCTCAGGCGTAGCGCCGGTATTGTTCGCCGTGGCGTTGATCGCCGCAGGACAAAGCTCCACCATCACCGGCACACTGGCGGGCCAGATCGTGATGGAAGGCTACCTGAGGTTGCGCATCAACCCGGTGGCGCGGCGGTTACTCACGCGCTTACTGGCAATTGGTCCCGCAGTAGCCGTGATCCTTATCTCAGGAGAAAATGAAGTGGACAACCTGCTCGTGTTCAGCCAGGTGCTGCTGAGTCTGCAACTGGGCTTCGCCATCATTCCACTCATCCATTTCGTGAGCGATAAAAAAAAGATGGGCAGTTTCGCCATTAAACCATTCACACAGTTTTTCTCCTGGCTCATTACGGCGGTACTCGTATACCTGAACCTGCGGATGGTGATCGAAATGGTGTGGGATTATGTTCAGAGCAATGCGAGTTTACCCATGCAGGCGCTTGCCATTACGGGCACCATTCTTTTCGCCGTACTGCTGGTGATCGCCGTGGTGTACCCGTTAATGTATTCCAGGAAGAAAAAAGAAAACAGCATCCAGATACATGATGCCACCCATGGAGCGCCGCTACTGGCACCGGTATATGACCGTATTGCCATCGCACTGGATTTCAGTTCGAACGATGAAAAATTATTATCCCATGCTATTGGGTTAGGCAGCGGAAAAAACGCGTCTTACATTCTGATTCACGTGGTGGAAAGCGTTTCTGCGCGTATACACGGCGCCGTTACGGATGATTATGAAACGAGGGAAGATGAACTGAGGCTGCAACAATACACTGAACGCTTTACGAATATGGGACTGGAAGCGAAACACGAACTCGGTTTCAACATGCGGGCCGGGGAAATCGTAAGGCTGGTGCACTTGCACCATGCGAGCGCTTTGGTGATTGGGGCGCACGGGCATTCCGGTATTAAAGACATTCTCTACGGGGAAACCGTGAACGCCGTGCGGCATGAGTTGAAGGTGCCGGTATTGGTGGTGAACCTGCCTTAA
- a CDS encoding metal-dependent transcriptional regulator → MNYSVSEENYIKAIYHLQQEAGNVTTNELAQELATKPASVTDMMKKLKAKKLVHYERYQGFRLTGEGSKLALLVIRRHRLWEYFLVEKLQFTWDEVHEIAEELEHVTSRKLVDRLDEYLGFPKVDPHGDPIPDKEGNVETTCQLSLLDLPLNVSAEICNVGDQSSDMLELLTHKSIQLGTKLEVKKRFGFDNSLEVKIRNLPSFTVSEQVARNLFVRT, encoded by the coding sequence GTGAATTATTCAGTAAGCGAGGAGAATTACATTAAAGCGATCTACCACCTGCAGCAGGAAGCAGGGAATGTTACCACGAATGAACTGGCACAGGAACTGGCCACCAAACCGGCGAGCGTAACGGATATGATGAAGAAGCTGAAGGCGAAGAAACTGGTACATTATGAACGTTACCAGGGCTTCCGCCTCACCGGCGAAGGGAGTAAGCTTGCTTTGCTCGTGATCAGGCGGCACCGGTTGTGGGAGTATTTCCTGGTAGAGAAACTACAATTTACCTGGGATGAGGTACACGAAATCGCGGAAGAACTGGAACATGTGACCAGCCGTAAACTGGTGGACCGGCTTGATGAGTACCTCGGTTTTCCAAAAGTGGATCCACACGGAGACCCTATCCCCGACAAAGAAGGCAACGTGGAAACCACCTGCCAACTTAGTTTGCTGGACCTCCCCCTCAACGTTTCCGCCGAAATCTGTAATGTGGGCGACCAATCCAGCGATATGCTGGAACTCCTCACCCACAAAAGCATTCAACTCGGTACAAAGCTGGAAGTGAAAAAAAGATTCGGATTCGACAATTCGCTGGAAGTGAAAATACGCAACCTCCCCTCTTTTACCGTGAGTGAGCAGGTGGCGAGAAACTTATTCGTAAGAACATGA